From a region of the Haematobia irritans isolate KBUSLIRL chromosome 4, ASM5000362v1, whole genome shotgun sequence genome:
- the Cpr65Ay gene encoding cuticular protein 65Ay produces the protein MKSLILICIVAGATIYTSLQMAYGAAITNEKGETQLHFDFHQDNGYQRVEDIKFNQTSTVSSSSSENGKDTHPEKPVEFRGGYSFISADGYEYTVKYKANKNGFQPYVTAHKLKDIPK, from the exons atgaaATCATTAATA ttaatttgtATAGTGGCAGGAGCCACAATTTATACCTCCCTGCAAATGGCTTATGGAGCAGCAATCACCAATGAGAAAGGCGAAACACAATTGCACTTTGA CTTCCATCAAGATAATGGCTATCAACGTGTCGAAGATATAAAATTCAACCAGACATCCACTGTGTCATCTTCTTCCAGTGAAAATGGCAAAGATACACATCCCGAAAAACCTGTCGAATTTCGTGGCGGTTATAGTTTCATTTCGGCCGATGGCTATGAATACACCGTTAAATATAAGGCCAATAAGAATGGCTTCCAGCCCTATGTAACAGCTCATAAATTGAAAGACATTCCTAAATAG